A genomic segment from Streptomyces sp. NBC_00078 encodes:
- a CDS encoding GNAT family N-acetyltransferase — protein MSVWSLKVPGQRLSKGLTKAWTAREPDDWSAFMRFAEDEERLGDLLHPPRSAEGFRAWAKEQAAAKSDGDCFGLAIEAVGTGKIVGAVGSHHADPRAGWFEYGVTMGADHRRKGYAAEAVVMLLRYMFAERRFQRLRRDLSDYW, from the coding sequence GTGAGTGTTTGGAGCCTCAAAGTACCAGGTCAAAGGCTGTCTAAGGGGCTCACGAAAGCCTGGACCGCACGCGAGCCCGACGACTGGAGCGCGTTCATGCGCTTCGCCGAGGACGAAGAGCGGTTGGGAGACCTGCTGCACCCACCCCGTTCCGCCGAGGGCTTTCGTGCCTGGGCGAAGGAGCAGGCCGCTGCCAAGTCCGATGGCGACTGCTTCGGGTTGGCAATCGAAGCCGTCGGCACGGGGAAAATAGTCGGTGCTGTCGGCTCGCATCATGCTGATCCACGTGCAGGCTGGTTCGAGTACGGCGTCACGATGGGCGCTGATCATCGGCGCAAAGGCTACGCGGCAGAAGCCGTGGTGATGCTACTGCGCTACATGTTCGCCGAGCGGCGCTTTCAGAGGCTGCGACGGGATCTATCCGACTATTGGTAG
- the styD gene encoding phenylacetaldehyde dehydrogenase StyD, with protein MTTGSTWAARALMARRKAVVGRHSPMFYDEPLHVVSGQGVWLRGTDGIDYLDAYNNVPHVGHCNPAVVRAIADQAALLNVHTRYLHEPVVEYAEALLATFDPHLDKVLFTNSGSESNELALRIARQHTGNTGIVVTDFSYHGNTTSLAELTTGLRVKERLGPHVRALRTPDLDADERPAKDVLDEALDQVAAALASLKAAGHGVSAFLFDPLFSTEGLLRTPPGYVEAVATMIRAAGGLVIADEVQSGLGRSGTRFWGHELYDIAPDLVTLGKPLGNGHPVGGVVTTTELLEEFGTDNLYFNTFAGNPVSAAAGLAVLREMADRELQRNALDVGARARELLEKLVEHRPHVKAVRGKGLFFGLEFVDDNGQPGAAQAKWVVENMRRRGVLISRIGPHDNVLKIRPPMIFEPEHVDLLVDRLTASLDDLETTEAHEHAASPASATRNGRKARVNSPLRTGLFIDGKWRSNSKKFDVLSPADGSLAARVSAGGESDVDDAVQAARRALAGEWAEVPGARHAALLNRLADMVERDADTLARLEALDIGKPVGQPAAFDVPNTIATFRHFAGWADKIQGTTVPTAGYQGRPTHSYTVREPIGVIGAIIPWNTPLMIAAWKLGPALAAGNTVVVKPAEDAPLSILHLAGLIEEAGFPPGVVNVVPGFGDVAGAALVRHPGVDKISFTGSPEVGREIQKAAADTFKRVTLELGGKSPQIVLEDADVEAAVQGIAMGLFFNQGEVCAAGTRILVHRSRYEHVVSLLADVAKAQVVGDPFDPDTTMGALISRGHLDRVLSYVERGKAEGARLVAGGGRPSTKGYFVEPTIFADVRNDSAIAREEIFGPVGAVMPFDNVDEAVRIANETEYGLAATIWTRDVSLAHTVARRVRAGVVCVNGWGAIDPALPWGGMKDSGIGREPGWSGILANTEEKVVTVVL; from the coding sequence ATGACCACCGGGAGTACGTGGGCAGCGCGGGCGCTGATGGCCCGTCGGAAGGCGGTGGTGGGGCGGCACTCGCCCATGTTCTACGACGAACCGCTCCACGTGGTGTCCGGACAGGGAGTCTGGCTACGCGGCACGGATGGGATCGACTACCTCGACGCCTACAACAACGTTCCCCATGTCGGGCACTGCAACCCGGCCGTCGTCCGGGCGATCGCCGACCAGGCCGCGCTGCTCAACGTGCACACGCGCTACCTGCACGAGCCCGTAGTGGAGTACGCCGAGGCGCTTCTGGCGACCTTCGACCCCCACTTGGACAAGGTGCTGTTCACCAACAGCGGATCGGAGTCCAACGAACTGGCACTCCGGATCGCGCGCCAGCACACGGGCAACACGGGCATCGTGGTCACGGACTTCAGCTACCACGGCAACACCACGAGCCTGGCCGAACTCACCACCGGCCTTCGCGTCAAGGAGCGGCTCGGCCCTCACGTCCGTGCGCTGCGCACCCCGGACCTCGACGCGGACGAGCGGCCCGCGAAGGACGTACTTGACGAAGCTTTGGATCAGGTCGCTGCCGCGTTGGCGTCGCTGAAGGCAGCCGGACATGGCGTTTCGGCTTTCCTGTTCGACCCGCTGTTCTCAACAGAAGGACTCCTTCGTACGCCGCCGGGCTACGTCGAAGCCGTGGCGACCATGATCCGTGCGGCGGGCGGCCTGGTCATCGCGGACGAGGTGCAGTCCGGGCTAGGAAGGTCCGGCACGCGGTTCTGGGGCCACGAGCTGTACGACATCGCGCCCGACCTGGTGACCTTGGGGAAACCGCTGGGCAACGGTCATCCAGTGGGCGGCGTGGTCACCACGACCGAACTGCTGGAGGAGTTCGGCACGGACAACCTCTACTTCAACACCTTCGCAGGCAATCCGGTCTCGGCCGCGGCGGGTCTGGCGGTTCTGCGGGAGATGGCCGACCGCGAGCTGCAGCGAAACGCATTGGACGTCGGTGCCCGTGCGCGCGAGCTCCTGGAGAAGCTGGTCGAGCACCGGCCCCACGTCAAAGCGGTGCGGGGGAAGGGACTCTTCTTCGGCCTGGAATTCGTCGATGACAACGGTCAGCCGGGAGCCGCGCAGGCGAAGTGGGTCGTCGAGAACATGCGCCGCCGTGGGGTCCTGATCAGCAGGATCGGCCCGCACGACAACGTTCTCAAGATCCGCCCACCGATGATCTTCGAACCGGAACATGTCGATCTGCTCGTCGATCGTCTCACCGCGAGCCTCGACGATCTGGAAACCACTGAAGCGCACGAGCACGCTGCATCGCCGGCGTCGGCCACCAGGAACGGAAGGAAAGCCAGAGTGAACTCTCCGCTTCGGACAGGGCTGTTCATCGACGGTAAATGGCGCTCGAATTCGAAGAAGTTCGACGTTCTGAGCCCGGCGGACGGGTCGCTCGCCGCCCGCGTCTCCGCCGGTGGGGAGTCCGACGTGGACGATGCGGTGCAGGCCGCCCGGCGTGCGCTCGCCGGCGAGTGGGCCGAAGTTCCGGGCGCCAGGCACGCTGCGCTGCTGAACCGCCTCGCGGACATGGTCGAACGGGACGCCGACACGCTGGCCCGTCTCGAAGCCCTGGACATCGGCAAACCGGTGGGCCAGCCCGCCGCGTTCGACGTGCCCAATACCATCGCGACGTTCCGGCATTTCGCCGGTTGGGCGGACAAGATCCAAGGCACGACAGTGCCGACCGCCGGTTACCAGGGTCGCCCGACACACTCCTACACGGTGCGTGAACCGATAGGCGTGATCGGCGCGATCATTCCCTGGAACACCCCGCTGATGATCGCCGCCTGGAAGCTGGGACCGGCGCTGGCGGCGGGAAACACCGTGGTAGTCAAACCCGCCGAAGACGCTCCGCTGTCGATCCTGCACCTCGCGGGACTCATCGAGGAGGCTGGATTCCCGCCCGGTGTCGTTAATGTCGTCCCTGGCTTTGGCGACGTGGCGGGAGCTGCCTTGGTGCGCCACCCAGGCGTTGACAAGATCAGTTTCACCGGCTCGCCGGAGGTCGGCCGGGAGATCCAGAAGGCCGCTGCCGACACCTTCAAACGGGTGACCCTGGAACTGGGCGGCAAGAGCCCACAGATCGTCCTGGAGGACGCCGATGTCGAGGCGGCGGTTCAAGGGATCGCCATGGGCCTGTTCTTCAACCAGGGCGAAGTGTGCGCAGCGGGAACGCGGATCCTGGTTCACCGGTCGCGCTACGAGCATGTCGTGTCGCTGCTGGCGGACGTGGCGAAGGCTCAGGTGGTGGGTGACCCGTTCGACCCGGACACCACGATGGGTGCGCTGATCAGCCGCGGACATCTGGATCGCGTCCTCAGCTATGTCGAGCGGGGTAAGGCCGAGGGTGCACGGCTCGTCGCGGGTGGCGGTCGCCCCTCGACGAAGGGATATTTCGTCGAGCCCACGATCTTCGCGGATGTCCGCAATGACTCCGCCATCGCCCGCGAGGAGATTTTCGGCCCGGTCGGCGCGGTGATGCCTTTCGATAATGTCGATGAGGCCGTTCGTATCGCCAACGAGACCGAGTACGGGCTCGCCGCCACCATCTGGACCCGCGATGTGAGTCTGGCGCACACGGTGGCGCGGCGGGTGCGCGCCGGGGTCGTCTGCGTCAACGGTTGGGGGGCCATCGACCCGGCCCTGCCCTGGGGCGGTATGAAGGACAGTGGCATTGGCCGGGAGCCGGGTTGGAGCGGCATCCTGGCCAATACCGAGGAGAAGGTCGTCACCGTTGTGCTCTGA
- a CDS encoding phosphotransferase enzyme family protein, with amino-acid sequence MIADLDAAKRVAARALPHYDADKGAVLTFVKYRENYVFRVDQPGRAYALRLHRSGYRTDAEIVEELELLAELGKAGVAVPQVCLTAAGATFCRVADDDGHVHQVDMLEWVSGAVPLGDVGEAFSGEVPIDPATFHALGALVADLHTKVASLKRGKPSVRAAWDAGGLVGDAPVWGDPRRAFHDGARGHDAVDQAMSLLEAELTTYGKAPDRYGPIHADFTPENVLVHNGHMTVIDFDDSGDGYYLFDLATAAFFYRPHPRFDDIVSALLAGYQSVRPLTQEDLGLWRPLLLARGLTYLAWAADRLGDETSDFVLQHVRPLVVDLAAEFVALTVPPRSCSALSPPEAPPCASTRI; translated from the coding sequence ATGATCGCCGATCTCGACGCCGCGAAGCGGGTCGCGGCCCGCGCGCTGCCCCACTACGACGCCGACAAGGGCGCGGTGCTGACCTTCGTGAAGTACCGCGAGAACTACGTGTTCCGGGTCGACCAGCCGGGCCGCGCCTACGCCTTGCGGCTGCACCGCAGCGGGTACCGCACGGATGCCGAGATCGTGGAGGAGCTCGAGCTTCTGGCCGAGCTGGGTAAGGCCGGCGTAGCTGTTCCGCAGGTTTGCCTCACGGCCGCGGGCGCGACCTTCTGTCGGGTCGCCGACGACGACGGGCACGTTCACCAGGTGGACATGCTGGAATGGGTGTCTGGCGCGGTACCCCTCGGCGACGTCGGGGAAGCCTTCAGCGGTGAGGTTCCGATCGACCCAGCCACCTTCCATGCGCTCGGCGCTCTCGTTGCCGATCTGCACACCAAGGTGGCCTCGCTCAAGCGCGGAAAGCCGTCAGTACGAGCTGCGTGGGACGCGGGTGGCCTGGTCGGTGACGCGCCCGTGTGGGGCGATCCCCGCCGCGCGTTCCACGACGGCGCACGGGGTCACGACGCCGTCGACCAAGCGATGTCACTACTCGAAGCCGAGCTGACCACGTATGGCAAAGCGCCTGACCGGTACGGGCCGATCCACGCCGACTTCACCCCGGAGAACGTGCTCGTCCACAACGGGCACATGACCGTCATCGACTTCGACGACAGCGGGGACGGCTACTACCTGTTCGACCTGGCGACCGCGGCGTTCTTCTACCGCCCACACCCCCGGTTCGACGACATCGTCTCGGCCCTGCTGGCCGGATACCAAAGCGTCCGCCCACTCACCCAGGAAGACCTCGGGCTCTGGCGCCCCCTGCTGCTCGCGCGGGGCCTGACCTACCTGGCCTGGGCCGCCGACCGGCTCGGCGACGAGACCTCCGATTTCGTACTCCAGCACGTGCGGCCATTGGTCGTAGACCTCGCGGCGGAGTTCGTCGCTCTCACCGTGCCACCCCGCTCCTGTTCGGCCCTTTCCCCTCCGGAGGCACCACCATGCGCCAGCACGCGGATCTGA
- a CDS encoding amidohydrolase — MRQHADLIVTNAVVYTCDLNREWAEAFAVADGEIIAVGNAADIGALSTSETEVVDVDGRMVMPGLCDVHTHLGSGGMQAAWELSLLPTDTLDEILAKVRERAVSSAPGEWVVGGAIGSPILETAAKGGFLQALDEAGAGHPVLLRDESWHNRWINSRALEIIGVEKDTPDPEGGKYVLDANGELTGVLQELASKVAEDAMAASIENPEERLRVAFQTALRMVNSYGITAAQDAGILEPNLRALADLDDRRELTAWVVGSLPSRPFFEEGAIGEELYAVAGNHRRTHVRPDFIKLFLDGVPMTRTSAMLSPYICHGGHEDPDFKGEPYWSLDDVVKELERCCELGLGAKLHCGGDGSVRLALDAIETVRKTRGDGPIFHIAHVVYVDPEDIPRFAPLGAVADASPYIWFPSVIQDSCANQVPGATFERSFPCRDLLDSGALLAAGSDWPIVPLPNPWLGIETLVTRANPDPAVPGELNPTQRLSLPEAIAVFTRNPAKAMGLGDKIGTIQPGRSADFIVLNHNLFDIEPNTIHQTQVLATYFEGRQVHGSAA; from the coding sequence ATGCGCCAGCACGCGGATCTGATCGTCACCAATGCCGTCGTCTACACCTGCGACCTGAACCGGGAATGGGCCGAGGCGTTCGCTGTGGCCGACGGTGAAATCATCGCCGTCGGGAATGCCGCCGACATCGGCGCCCTGTCCACCTCCGAAACCGAAGTTGTCGACGTCGATGGGCGCATGGTCATGCCCGGACTGTGCGACGTCCACACCCACCTCGGCTCCGGCGGCATGCAGGCCGCCTGGGAACTGAGCTTGCTGCCCACGGACACGCTCGACGAAATCCTGGCCAAGGTTCGCGAGCGAGCTGTCTCCTCGGCGCCCGGAGAATGGGTCGTCGGAGGCGCGATCGGCAGCCCCATCCTGGAGACCGCCGCCAAGGGTGGCTTCCTCCAGGCTCTTGACGAGGCGGGTGCGGGCCACCCGGTGCTCCTGCGGGACGAGTCCTGGCACAATCGCTGGATCAATTCCCGCGCGCTCGAGATCATCGGCGTTGAGAAAGACACCCCGGACCCGGAGGGCGGCAAATACGTCCTCGACGCAAATGGCGAGCTCACCGGCGTCCTGCAGGAGCTGGCGTCCAAAGTGGCCGAAGACGCCATGGCAGCCTCCATCGAGAATCCGGAGGAACGGCTACGGGTCGCATTCCAGACCGCCCTGCGGATGGTGAACTCCTACGGCATCACCGCCGCTCAGGACGCCGGGATCCTCGAACCCAACCTGCGCGCGCTGGCCGACCTCGACGACAGGCGTGAGCTGACCGCCTGGGTCGTCGGATCCCTTCCATCCCGCCCGTTCTTCGAAGAAGGCGCCATCGGTGAAGAGCTCTATGCCGTCGCCGGGAACCACCGCCGCACCCACGTCCGGCCCGACTTCATCAAGCTGTTCCTCGACGGCGTGCCCATGACCCGCACGTCGGCGATGCTGTCTCCCTACATCTGTCACGGAGGCCACGAGGACCCCGACTTCAAGGGCGAGCCCTATTGGTCGCTCGACGACGTCGTGAAGGAGCTTGAGCGGTGCTGTGAGCTCGGCCTCGGCGCGAAGCTCCATTGCGGCGGAGACGGCTCGGTGCGGCTCGCACTCGACGCGATCGAAACGGTCCGCAAGACCCGCGGCGACGGCCCGATCTTCCACATCGCACACGTCGTGTACGTCGACCCGGAGGACATCCCACGGTTCGCCCCGCTCGGAGCCGTCGCGGACGCCTCCCCCTACATCTGGTTCCCGAGCGTGATCCAGGACAGCTGCGCCAACCAGGTTCCTGGTGCGACGTTCGAGCGCAGTTTTCCCTGCCGGGACCTCCTGGACAGCGGCGCGCTGCTTGCCGCCGGCTCGGACTGGCCCATCGTGCCGCTGCCGAATCCGTGGCTCGGCATCGAAACACTCGTCACACGCGCGAACCCGGACCCGGCCGTGCCCGGAGAGCTCAACCCCACCCAGCGACTCTCCTTGCCCGAAGCCATCGCCGTCTTCACCCGCAACCCGGCCAAGGCGATGGGGCTCGGCGACAAGATCGGCACCATCCAGCCGGGGCGGTCAGCGGACTTCATCGTGCTCAACCACAACCTGTTCGACATCGAACCGAACACCATCCACCAGACGCAGGTACTGGCGACCTACTTCGAAGGACGACAGGTCCACGGCAGCGCGGCCTGA
- a CDS encoding helix-turn-helix transcriptional regulator, producing the protein MAAKLDYHWRLRKVMADRGLFSTTDLIPLLDERGITLSSSQVYRLVVERPERLSLKILMALLDILNCTMDDLIEPTAAAGAATTARTKTAVGAEAGVGGLRPKRARIRGLERP; encoded by the coding sequence ATGGCCGCGAAGCTCGACTACCACTGGCGCCTGCGCAAGGTCATGGCCGACCGCGGACTCTTCTCCACCACCGACCTCATCCCGCTACTGGACGAACGCGGCATCACCCTGTCGTCCAGCCAGGTCTACCGGCTCGTCGTCGAGCGCCCCGAACGACTCAGCCTGAAGATCCTCATGGCCCTGCTCGACATCCTCAACTGCACCATGGACGACCTCATCGAGCCCACCGCCGCAGCAGGTGCCGCAACAACTGCCCGGACAAAGACGGCCGTTGGTGCCGAAGCAGGCGTCGGTGGCCTGCGACCCAAGCGAGCCCGCATCCGCGGTCTCGAGCGGCCGTGA
- a CDS encoding TetR/AcrR family transcriptional regulator, with product MAAKAKSDERSARPSLRERNRLRTRRELLDAALEVFAESGYGSATVENIAARAGASKVTLYSYFPQGREQLFRELYEEINNELIEKVSEIFAGEGDLTDRVVAMTDALLEIGQRPLIGRFYSIDDPALDVALTPVRGHASHVCAELIAADLAAARKAGSVTTKATPEAISELLVGATRSGLSKVARQRAKPADILEAMRALVSGL from the coding sequence GTGGCTGCCAAAGCCAAATCGGATGAGCGCTCGGCGCGGCCGTCGCTACGGGAGCGGAACCGGCTGAGGACGCGCCGGGAGCTGCTTGACGCAGCGCTGGAGGTCTTCGCCGAATCCGGGTACGGTTCGGCCACCGTCGAGAATATCGCCGCCCGAGCCGGCGCGTCCAAGGTGACGTTGTACAGCTATTTTCCGCAGGGCCGCGAACAGTTGTTCCGGGAGCTGTATGAGGAGATCAACAACGAGTTGATCGAGAAGGTCAGTGAGATCTTCGCCGGCGAAGGCGATCTCACCGACCGCGTGGTGGCCATGACGGACGCACTGCTCGAGATTGGTCAACGGCCTCTGATCGGCCGCTTCTACTCCATCGACGACCCGGCATTGGACGTTGCGCTGACGCCCGTGCGAGGCCACGCCTCCCATGTCTGCGCTGAACTGATCGCCGCGGATCTCGCTGCCGCACGCAAGGCCGGTTCGGTCACGACGAAGGCCACACCGGAGGCGATCAGCGAACTGTTGGTGGGGGCGACGCGCTCGGGCCTGTCCAAGGTAGCCCGGCAGCGCGCCAAGCCTGCCGACATCCTCGAGGCCATGCGTGCCCTCGTCAGCGGACTATGA
- a CDS encoding amidohydrolase has protein sequence MGNGSNNGQADIVYTHGEVLLDAGETAEAILVRDGRVAAVGSSEEVLRAADPQTERLSLDGATVIPGLVDTHPHLLHFTTFKAPLVDLSQARNHDEIVEAIRRKAAQTPKGEWIRTTPVGEPHYFNRRSYRDLAEGALPDRHVLDRATSDHPVMIQAWAPVLPNICALNSAALAAVGIDPSTPDQVSHVWIEKDDQGAPTGILRGAVTNYYNFDPFFLQLQERMPPLFQPDLVPPAFTRAMAGYNAFGITTIYEGHGMDLSHVEAYRGMRAMDVLNLRVQVAPELEPGTLPSDRKKSPDELRATLETVLAMRTLDDDWFRIDGITACVHGPCNSGMMPWKAGYRDAWGERTTGNRWMSEENLRAAYEFCAERGLRLNVCAGSPDEHDEHIALTAEVMRKHNLDRTGWLLQHGILIREDQAQRYAELGFDMTASMSFTFGKGDMYAERIGPEVLPLLNPLRHLIDGGLTVAAGMDWGPTNPFEQMKLAVTHEMFPSGRSNAGPGQVVSRAEAFQMWTANGAKVLGWDGIGSLAPGNHADLAILDRNPITCDLDALPSTQVMRTHVGGRIVHDDGSLKAPSATAGPDA, from the coding sequence ATGGGCAACGGATCGAACAATGGACAGGCCGACATCGTCTACACCCACGGCGAGGTACTGCTGGACGCGGGTGAGACCGCCGAGGCGATCCTGGTCCGGGACGGCCGCGTGGCTGCCGTGGGCTCCAGCGAGGAGGTGCTGCGCGCCGCGGATCCACAAACCGAGCGCCTGAGCCTGGACGGCGCCACGGTCATTCCCGGCCTCGTCGACACCCACCCGCACCTGTTGCACTTCACTACTTTCAAGGCACCCCTGGTCGACCTCTCCCAGGCGCGCAACCACGACGAGATCGTCGAAGCGATCCGCCGGAAGGCGGCGCAGACCCCGAAGGGCGAGTGGATCAGGACCACCCCTGTCGGGGAACCGCACTACTTCAACCGCAGGTCCTACCGTGACCTCGCTGAAGGCGCCCTGCCCGACCGCCACGTCCTCGACCGCGCCACGAGCGACCATCCCGTCATGATCCAAGCCTGGGCGCCGGTGCTGCCGAACATCTGCGCCTTGAACTCCGCGGCACTCGCCGCCGTCGGGATCGACCCGTCCACACCGGACCAGGTGTCCCACGTATGGATCGAGAAGGACGACCAGGGCGCCCCCACCGGCATCCTGCGTGGCGCCGTCACCAACTACTACAACTTCGACCCGTTTTTCTTGCAACTGCAGGAGCGGATGCCGCCGCTGTTCCAGCCCGACCTGGTGCCCCCGGCCTTCACGCGGGCGATGGCCGGCTACAACGCGTTCGGCATCACCACGATCTACGAGGGCCACGGGATGGACCTCTCCCATGTCGAGGCCTACCGCGGCATGCGCGCTATGGACGTGCTCAACCTTCGGGTCCAGGTGGCGCCGGAACTCGAGCCGGGCACGTTGCCCTCGGACCGGAAGAAATCGCCCGACGAGCTGCGGGCGACCCTCGAGACCGTGCTCGCCATGCGCACCCTCGACGACGACTGGTTCCGCATCGACGGGATCACGGCCTGTGTCCACGGGCCGTGCAACTCGGGCATGATGCCGTGGAAGGCGGGATACCGCGATGCCTGGGGCGAGCGGACCACCGGGAACCGCTGGATGAGCGAAGAGAATCTTCGCGCCGCGTATGAGTTCTGCGCCGAGCGCGGGCTGCGGCTGAACGTGTGCGCCGGGAGCCCGGACGAGCACGACGAGCACATCGCCTTGACGGCCGAGGTCATGCGCAAGCACAACCTCGACCGCACGGGCTGGCTTCTCCAGCACGGCATCCTGATCCGCGAAGATCAGGCCCAGCGCTACGCCGAGCTCGGCTTCGACATGACCGCCAGCATGAGCTTCACCTTCGGCAAGGGCGACATGTATGCCGAGCGGATCGGCCCCGAAGTGCTCCCCCTGCTGAATCCGCTCCGCCACCTCATCGACGGCGGCCTGACGGTCGCCGCGGGCATGGACTGGGGCCCCACCAACCCCTTCGAACAGATGAAGCTCGCCGTCACCCACGAGATGTTCCCCAGCGGTCGATCCAACGCCGGGCCGGGGCAAGTCGTCTCCCGCGCCGAGGCCTTCCAGATGTGGACAGCCAACGGCGCCAAGGTCCTCGGCTGGGACGGCATCGGATCCCTGGCTCCGGGAAACCACGCCGACCTGGCGATCCTCGACCGCAACCCCATCACCTGCGACCTCGACGCGCTGCCGTCGACGCAGGTCATGCGCACCCATGTCGGCGGGCGCATCGTCCACGACGACGGCTCGCTCAAGGCGCCCAGCGCGACGGCGGGCCCGGACGCGTAG
- a CDS encoding SDR family NAD(P)-dependent oxidoreductase, with amino-acid sequence MPPNPHHHSRTDRNSRMDLGFKGRNVLITGGTSGIGLAAADLFAGEQARVGIIGRSAERLDSALKTLRTAHPEAKIVGSVGDVADEDSLQQAVDTIVAELGGIDHAVNSAGIAGTLGDPVDQVPADEFLEVQRVNVLGAFLSVKLTLPLLKKGVNPTYTLIGSDSGFVTAPGMLAYNASKGAVAQLTRALSAELHEPHGIRVNSVCPSIVDTPMARDGMGVESFSGVDYPVSTPQDIGWLVLTLASPKSRTVNGVSLLADYGYHARSSFPA; translated from the coding sequence TTGCCGCCCAATCCGCATCATCATTCCCGAACAGATCGGAACTCACGAATGGACCTGGGATTCAAGGGTCGAAACGTCCTCATCACCGGCGGCACCTCGGGCATCGGCCTGGCCGCCGCGGACCTCTTCGCCGGCGAGCAAGCCCGCGTCGGCATCATCGGGCGCTCGGCGGAACGGCTGGACTCCGCCCTCAAAACCCTCCGCACGGCCCACCCCGAAGCGAAGATCGTCGGATCCGTCGGCGATGTCGCGGACGAGGATTCGCTGCAGCAGGCCGTTGACACGATCGTGGCCGAACTCGGCGGGATCGACCATGCTGTCAACAGCGCCGGCATCGCGGGAACGCTCGGCGATCCTGTTGACCAGGTACCAGCGGACGAATTCCTCGAAGTCCAGCGCGTCAACGTCCTGGGCGCCTTCCTGTCCGTCAAGCTCACGCTGCCGCTCCTCAAGAAGGGCGTGAATCCGACCTACACCCTCATTGGCAGCGATTCCGGTTTCGTCACCGCCCCCGGGATGCTCGCCTACAACGCGTCCAAGGGTGCGGTGGCCCAGCTGACCCGTGCGCTTTCGGCCGAACTGCACGAGCCGCACGGCATCCGGGTCAACAGCGTCTGCCCGTCTATCGTGGACACACCGATGGCACGCGACGGCATGGGCGTCGAGTCCTTCTCCGGGGTGGACTACCCGGTGAGCACCCCGCAGGACATCGGCTGGCTCGTACTGACCTTGGCATCGCCGAAGTCCCGGACAGTCAACGGTGTTTCGTTGCTCGCTGACTACGGCTACCACGCCCGCTCCTCCTTCCCCGCCTGA